The region AGAAACAACCCTTCCTACAAGGCAGTATCTGTCAGTTGCATAGCAGTAGAGCCCGATATTAGGGTTTCCATACATGCTTAGCTTTGAAATTCTTATGTTTACCATATGCAGGCGAAAATCCGGTTCCTTTAAAAATGTTTTTGTATTGGCGTAATAAAAAAGATAAAGTTTTTAAATGGGTGCCTTTTCCAAGATAACCATGCAAGGAACAATAATGAGCTTCAAAAGGAGCAGGCGAGTGACCCATAACAATCAGATGATAATCCATGTTGAAGGATTCAACTCAAAGGAAGATGCGAAGAAGCTTGTCGGAAAGAAGGCTGTCTGGAAGAGCCCCGCAGGAAAAGAGATAACCGGGGAAATAAGGGCTCCTCACGGAAACAGCGGTGCGATAAGGATACTTTTTGAAACAGGGATGCCCGGGCAGTCATTGTCCCAGAAAGTTGAAATAAATTAATAAGACAGATTTTCTCTCTTTTCATCATATTATTTTTCTTAATATTTTTATCTAATAAAAATTATTAATCTTATAATTATTAATATAAACCAGCAATATTACTGTTCATTATGATTCTTCTGCCTGACTTAAAAATTTTTAAATTTAATGAAAAAATAAGAAGAAGGATTAAAAAAAATAATTATTAAATTACTTTTTAGTATTCGGGCATTCCGCCGCCCATTCCCTG is a window of Candidatus Woesearchaeota archaeon DNA encoding:
- a CDS encoding 50S ribosomal protein L35ae, coding for MQGTIMSFKRSRRVTHNNQMIIHVEGFNSKEDAKKLVGKKAVWKSPAGKEITGEIRAPHGNSGAIRILFETGMPGQSLSQKVEIN